The Drosophila bipectinata strain 14024-0381.07 chromosome 2L, DbipHiC1v2, whole genome shotgun sequence genome has a segment encoding these proteins:
- the Cul2 gene encoding cullin-2 produces MSLKPKIVEFVDVWPRLRCIAESVITLTKVERSVWNTSFSDVYTLCVAQPEPMADRLYSETKHFLEQHVQEMLTKKVLTDEEGRPDLLQRYYTTWMEYSQGIKYLHQLYIYLNQQHIKKQKITDTESFYGNLSSDAAEQMEIGELGLDIWRLYMVEYLASELVRHILEGIAADRASNGSLDHHRVQIINGVIHSFVEVQDYKKAGSLKLYQELFEGPMLEASGAYYTDEANKLLQRCSVSEYMQEVIRILEYESRRAQKFLHVSSLPKLRKQCEEKFINDRLGFIYSECSEMVSQERRQDLRNMYIVLKPIPDTLKSELITTFLEHIKSEGLATVSSLKGENIHIAFVENMLKVHQKYQELIADVFENDSLFLSALDKACASVINRRPTERQPCRSAEYVAKYCDTLLKKSKTCEAEIDQKLTNNITIFKYIEDKDVYQKFYSRLLAKRLIHEQSQSMDAEEGMINRLKQACGYEFTNKLHRMFTDISVSTDLNNKFNTHLKDNNVDLGINLSIKVLQAGAWPLGSTQVIPFAVPQEFEKSIKMFEDYYHKLFSGRKLTWLHHMCHGELKLSHLKKSYIVTMQTYQMAIILLFETCDSLSCREIQNTLQLNDETFQKHMQPMIESKLLNASSENLAGETRIELNLDYTNKRTKFKISSALQKETPQEVEHTINSVDEDRKLFLQAAIVRIMKSRKVLKHNALIQEVLSLSKVSFTPNIAMIKKCVESLIDKQYIERTANSGDEYSYMA; encoded by the exons ATGTCGCTCAAGCCGAAAATAGTGGAGTTTGTGGACGTCTGGCCGCGCCTGCGCTGCATTGCCGAGTCGGTGATAACACTAACCAAAGTGGAGCGGTCAGTGTGGAACACAAGCTTCAG CGATGTTTACACGCTATGCGTGGCGCAGCCGGAACCTATGGCTGACCGGCTCTACAGCGAAACAAAGCACTTCCTCGAGCAGCACGTCCAGGAGATGTTGACAAAGAAGGTACTCACGGACGAGGAGGGCAGGCCAGACCTGCTGCAAAGGTACTACACCACCTGGATGGAATACAGCCAGGGCATCAAGTACCTACACCAGTTGTACAT CTATCTGAACCAGCAACACATTAAGAAGCAGAAGATCACTGACACAGAGTCCTTCTACGGCAACCTCTCCAGCGACGCCGCCGAGCAAATGGAGATCGGTGAGCTGGGCCTTGACATCTGGCGGCTGTACATGGTCGAGTATCTTGCCAGCGAACTGGTTCGCCATATTCTCGAGGGCATCGCCGCCGATAGAGCCAGCAACGGTAGCCTGGACCACCACCGCGTGCAAATTATCAACGGAGTGATCCACAGCTTCGTGGAGGTGCAGGACTACAAGAAGGCGGGCTCCCTAAAACTCTACCAGGAGCTCTTCGAAGGTCCCATGCTGGAGGCGAGCGGCGCTTACTACACCGACGAAGCCAATAAGCTGCTACAGCGCTGCTCCGTATCCGAGTACATGCAGGAGGTGATCCGAATATTGGAGTACGAAAGTCGGCGTGCTCAAAAGTTTCTGCATGTCAGTTCCCTGCCAAAGCTGCGAAAACAGTGCGAGGAGAAGTTCATCAATGACCGGCTGGGCTTCATTTACTCCGAATGCAGCGAAATGGTGTCGCAGGAGCGGCGCCAGGATCTCCGAAACATGTACATCGTGCTCAAGCCCATACCCGACACTTTAAAGAGCGAGCTAATCACCACGTTCCTGGAACACATCAAGAGCGAGGGCTTGGCCACAGTGTCCTCGCTTAAGGGTGAAAATATCCACATTGCTTTCGTCGAGAACATGTTGAAAGTGCATCAAAAGTACCAGGAGCTCATCGCCGACGTGTTCGAGAACGATTCGCTCTTCCTCAGCGCCCTGGACAAGGCTTGCGCCAGCGTGATCAACCGTCGCCCCACCGAACGGCAGCCGTGTCGCAGTGCCGAATACGTCGCCAAGTACTGTGATACGCTTCTGAAGAAGTCGAAGACATGCGAGGCGGAGATCGACCAGAAGCTAACCAACAACATAACCATCTTCAAGTACATAGAGGACAAGGATGTGTACCAGAAATTTTATAGTCGTTTGCTGGCAAAGCGACTTATTCACGAACAGAGCCAGAGCATGGACGCGGAGGAGGGAATGATCAATCGCTTAAAG CAAGCCTGTGGCTACGAATTTACAAATAAACTGCATCGCATGTTTACGGACATTTCGGTATCGACAGATTTGAACAATAAGTTTAATACTCACTTAAAGGACAACAATGTGGATTTGG GCATCAATCTTTCGATTAAGGTTCTGCAAGCGGGAGCCTGGCCCTTGGGATCAACGCAAGTTATACCATTCGCAGTGCCCCAAGAGTTTGAGAAATCGATTAAAATG TTTGAGGATTATTACCATAAGTTGTTTAGTGGTCGCAAGCTAACCTGGTTGCATCACATGTGCCATGGCGAGCTCAAGCTGAGTCATTTGAAAAAGTCATATATCGTCACGATGCAAACGTACCAGATGGCGATAATTCTGTTATTCGAAACTTGTGACAGCCTTAGTTGTCGGGAAATCCAGAATACGCTCCAGCTGAATGACGAAACGTTTCAGAAGCATATGCAGCCAATGATCGAGTCGAAGCTGTTGAATGCCAGCTCAGAGAATCTCGCCGGGGAGACtcgaattgaattgaatttggaTTACACAAATAAGCGTACAAAGTTTAAAATTAGCTCGGCACTGCAAAAGGAGACCCCCCAGGAGGTGGAGCACACTATCAATTCAGTGGACGAAGATCGAAAATTGTTCCTGCAAGCTGCTATCGTAAGAATAATGAAATCGCGCAAAGTCTTGAAGCACAATGCCCTAATACAGGag GTTCTCTCATTATCAAAGGTTAGCTTTACGCCCAACATAGCAATGATCAAGAAATGCGTGGAATCGTTAATTGACAAACAATATATCGAGCGAACTGCGAATTCTGGCGATGAATACAGCTACATGGCTTAG